In the Ovis aries strain OAR_USU_Benz2616 breed Rambouillet chromosome 18, ARS-UI_Ramb_v3.0, whole genome shotgun sequence genome, ggacttcactttcacttttcactttcatgcattggagaaggaaatggcaacccactccagtgttcttgcctggagcatcccagggaagggggagcctggtgggctgctgtctatggggtcgcacagagtcagacacgactgaagcgacttagcagcagcagcagcagacccaagGGATCTTCTGGGCCCTAGTGTGAGGCTCCTTTGCCCATAGCAACCAGGCCATTCTTGCAGGGAGAACTATTTTTAGAGCACTTTGAGAATGTTCAGAGCATTGGCAGCTTGAAAATTGTCTTTTCATGACGGGAGAGGGTCCTCCCCAGAGAAGTTCTCTCTGGCCCAGAGGCTACATGATTTGCTCTCCCTCCAAGTTACCACAGTCCTCTGCGCCTTCCTGCTCTGGACACAGTGAGGCCActgtcttcttttctgttttcctccttctCCCAGGCTGCGGGCTCCCAGAGAGCCAGGCCATATTCTTCATGCACCCTCGGCAAAGCACACTGAACTAGCAGCTGCGAAGCTGTGGGCAGCAGCTTCCTACACCCAAGGTCCACCCATCAGACCCGGAAGAACGCTTCCGCACCAGACTCCACCACCTCCCGGACCTCCGCGGCGCCAGGGGGCGCTGTGGACGCTGGGTCCACGCTCCCCGGGCGCCTAGGACCTAAGGTACCCGCCCCACCTGCGCGATGGGCTCCGAGGTGGCCCAGCTGCTGGAGGCTGCTGACTTCGCGGCCCGCAAGCACCAACGGCAGCGGCGGAAGGACCCCGAAGGGACCCCCTACATCAACCACCCTATCGGTGGGCGCTCCGCCGGGGGAGCCACGGCTGTAGCCTCCAGGGGTTGGGGACCGGGAAGGGAACGCGGAGGGCGTGCAGCTCCTCGGGCACCTAGTCGGTATCTAgctttgtgccaggcacagttCGTGTTTAAGACTCACAGCGACCTGGGGCGGTCGGCATGGCTGTTCTCTGTACAGTggacatccaaaaaaaaaaaaaaaaaagagtaaaggacttgcccaaggtcaccccgCTAGTGAGGGGCAGCCACCTCTGGCTCTGCGAACCCACATCACGTGGCCCTGAACTCCCTCCTGACTTCCTGCTTTGCCTCGTCAGGTGTGGCTCGGATCCTGACCCACGAGGCGGGGATCACTGACATTGTGGTATTACAGGTAACTTTCCTCCTCTGCTAGGAGGCTGGGTTGGGGATCAGGGGCCCCAATCAGCTTCGGGCACCCCTTGGCAGGTGTCCCAGGACTGAGTGGGAGCCTGTCCGCAGGCAGCCCTGCTCCATGACACAGTGGAGGACACAGACACCACCCTGGATGAGGTGGAGCTGCACTTTGGGGACCAAGTGCGGCGCCTGGTGGAGGAGGTGACAGATGACAAGACTCTGCCCAAGCTGGAGAGAAAGCGGCTGCAGGTGGAGCAGGCACCCCAGAGCAGCCCCGGAGCTAAACTGGTGAAGCTGGCAGATAAGCTGTACAATCTGAGGGACCTGAATCGCTGCACCCCAGAGGGTACGCTATCCCCCACCTGCTCTGAGGGGAAAAGGAGGGGTAGCCATCTTCTGAAGGCACAGGTTGGTCAGTTCCCCTGGAATAAAAGCCCAAGTGTTCTTGTTGATTCCTTAGACTAATCTTACTAGACCCCTCTGCTCTTTCATACAGTAGAAATACAGAAGCTGGGCCAAGGGGAAGTTTTCAGTACAAATCCATCAGAACTCATGGCCCTGCGCCAAGCCCCTCAGGAACTGGGCAAAATCCAGGGCACTCCTGGACATCAACACGAGCGGTTTTCTGTCCACTCTTATGCAGGATGGTCTGAACACCGAGTCCAGGAATACTTCGAGTGGGCGGCACAGGTGGTGAAGGGGCTCCAGGGAACAAACCGACAGCTGGAAGAGGCTCTAAGGCAGCTGTTTAAGGAGCGGGGGCTGACACTCTGAGTGGTGCTTGGAGCCATTGTTGCCCAGGCCAGAGAAGACGCATACTTCAGCCTTTCCATGCCTCCCAAGCTCCCTCCCTGGTTCACTCAGCACAGATATTAGAGACCAAATTCACGTGTCTTTTCTGAGTCTGAAGATCTGCCAACTAAGCTGAGCCCCAGATTGTGGGATGATGTGCCCCATCCATTCCTAATGCATTCACTGCCCCGCTTCAGGCCTTGGGTTTGCTTGTTTTGCACGGTGGGATCTCTGGCCCCTCAGGGACTTAGGCTTATCTATAAACGCTGGTCTGAAAGTCattatgcaaaataaaacatttggatAAAGCTTCGAGTTGCTgctgctcctcctccagcctccccagTGGGGAACCgatgtgtgtgtgtcaggaggAGATATCTGCCCTTCAGTAGGGCAGGGTTCCAACTGTGTGCCCTCTGGGACAGGTCCCTCAGGTTGAGGGCCTGAACCCCTTGGAGCTTGGTTTCCTTATCAGTGGGATAGGTTGTGTAATTATCAGGGTTGAGCTAGGTGACATGCCTGACACATAGATGCTCAGAAATTGGTAGGCTTCCTCACTGAGGAAGTCAAGTGGGAAAGAAGTTAACATATGTATTGGAAAGAAGTGCCACCCTGCTTACTGGCAGATCTTGCTGAGCTCAGCAGAGTCCTCAGCAGCAACATGATAGGGCCTGTGAGGGGGGAGGGTCCCTCATACCCCAGGTTGCCACGGAAACCTGCTGCGGTGGGCATCCCACCCTGTCTCACCACCATCCCATCTCTGATTCCTTTTGTTGCTAAGCCACAAGAACTTCTGGGTGCCCCAGGAAGAGGCCTGGGAACTGACCAACCCTTGGAACCCATCAGGGTCTGGGAGAAGGGGCAGAGCTTTTTGAGGCATCCACCTGAAGGATCAAGTGAAGTGGTGTTGCTCGCTGCTGAGCAGCTGAGGGTTGTTATTAGCCCATTCTAAACGGGTACACTTGCTGGGGTGAGGAGGGCTGCTTGGTCAAAGGCCACTTTGTGGTCACAAGGTGATTGATGTTTTCTTTTCACATGTGTTTCCTAATCTGTTCTTTATAATAACGGAATGAGATAGGCAGGGTAggaattattctcattttacaaagatGAAATACGAAGCTCAGAAAGGTGAGAAGACCTGTCAATGATTAAACAGAGGAGTAGTGTCAAAATCAAGACCAGAATCCCTCTTTTTGCCACTGTGGGCCTTTTTTAACCAAACGAGATTGACCACAATTGAGGTTAACTCCAACCatgctaggacttccctggtggctcagtggtaaagagtctgcctgtcaaggcagggtacaagggttcgatccatggtccaggaagactccacaaggtgtggagcaactaagcccatgtggtGCAACTACTATCCCCACGCCCTAGGGCCTGCACACtgaactactgagctcacatgttgcaactactgaagcctgcgcacgcctagagcctgtgctccataagtGAAGCCAaaacaatgagaagcctgcacactacaACAAgcagtagcccctgcttgccacaactagagaaagccttcgaGCAGCAACAAACACCCAATGCAAGCAAAAATAGTCTATATAAACCAAAGTACGACCATCAACATCAGGAAATTAATGTTAATACATCACTACCTTAAATCTCTGATGATAGAGGGCTTCATGATTTACTTGTATGCTTACTTTGGCTTTTGCTGGGCTGGGAATATGTCTGGGGACCTTCCacgcagtctagtggttaagactctgtgctcccactgccAAGGGCCCGGGTTGAAtgcctggttggagaactaaaaaTCCCATAATCCTTgtagcatagccaaaacaaaaaacaattttacTTCTGGCCTGGAATTAGGTCAACAGAGATTCCTGGCCCCTCCGAGGATCTGTCCTTAAGTGGACTCCATTTCTCTGGATCTGCATGGCCTCATCTTCTGTTCACGGCTGTAGTTGTTCTCTCCATTCTTTGTCAAAGGAGATCGCCTTTTGAGTATGACtatgcttttacatttttaatatttagcatTCTGAGGCACTAGTTGAGGGGGCAGCAGGACAAGTGTCTATTCAGTTTGAATGCACATCCTCAGGCGTTCTGACAAAGGAAATCTGTCTTTCCTCCATCAGTGAGCTTCTCAGGCCTCCATGCTGAATGCTGTGTCTTCCATCTTCAACCCTGCCGTGTTCTAAATGCCAAGGAAGCCTCATTTCCAACCCTACATAGGCTTCCTGTGcctcgttgttgttcagtcgcttagtctcAGAtgcctttgcaacctcatggactgcagcatgccagtcttccctgtccttcaccatctcccggagcttgcccaaactcatgtccattgagctggtgatgccatccaaccatctcattttctgtcatccccttctcctcctcctttcaatatttcccagcatcagcatcagggtctttttcaatgagtcagctctttgcatcaggtggccaaagtattggagcttcagcttcaacatcagtccttccagtgaatattcaggattgatttcctttaggattgactggtttaatctccctgcagtccaagggactctcaagagtcttctctaataccatggttgaaaagcatcaattctttggcactcagccttctttatgatccaactctcacatccacacatgactactggaaaaaccatagctttaactatatgaaccttggttggccaagtaatgtctctgctttttaatatgctgtctaggtttgtcatggagaaggcaatggcaacccactccagtattcttgcctagagaaccccttggacagaggagcctggtgggctgctgtccatggggtcacacagagttggacacgactgaagcaactcagcatgcctgcatgcactggagaaggaaacggcaacccattccagtattcttgtctggagaatcccagggacagaggagtctggtgggctgctgtctctggggtcacacagagtcggacacgactcaagcgacttaccagcagcagcagctagatttgtcatagcttttcttccaaagagcaagcgtcttttaatttcatgactgcagtcactgtccacagtgattttggagcccaggaaaataaagtctgtcactgtttcctgtaCCTACTCTAATTTCAGAGGTCTTTCAGTTCAAGTTTGTTCTCAACTAGCAAGGTCTAAATCAGGAGCCAAAAATGGATGGACACTGCAGAATCACTTGGTCCTGGCAACTGTTATGATCAGCTTCCCTCTGACCCTAAGTAAAATTGAGGCTTGATGTGAAGGATCTAGTCTGTCCTctatcatgttttgttttgtttttttcttttcctgtgagaATTGCTCCTTGAAGTGTTTGTTCTTTGTACACATTTTTTGTTAGGGAAAAGCAAAATTTTAGTTCAAAAATCTCTCTTTGGGATGGGAAGCCTCATTCCTACCACTCACACAATGATTTCCTTTGAGTGCATGGGCATCATTAGTTAAACATGGTGACAGACAGTGTGGTACGCAGGTCAACTTCAGGGTAAGGATGTCACTCTCTCCACGCAGGTTATACTCATCCCCTGGGCAAGCCGAATCAGAGTGCAGTATAGCCTGCCCACCCTGTGCAGGGGGACCCAGTAGGTTGGCTGTTCTCTTCATGGTTCCAGCTGGCCACATTAGTCCTCCTTTCTTCCTGGAAACAGAATGGCTCTTCAAGGGTAGAGAGTTACAGAGAGGAATAGAATCCTATCCATTGCCAGTGGTTGAAGTTGTTTCTCTCGTGTCCTggctctgtgttttgtttttttaaaatgtgttttatttcactgaaaatgGATTCATGTAATAGCCTGGCATCGATACTGTATACTGGAAAGAACACTGAATTGGCTCTGCCACTGGCATAGAGGAGTTCATGTAACCTCTGTGGGTCTCagcttatttgtaaaatgagagggTTGGACTAAATGGGCTCTACATGCCTTTCTGGGACATCATACATGTTTGTAATTGAAGAGAAATCCCATATTCCTTAACAGAGGatcctgcattgaaagcaggCATTCACTCATGGGCAAATGGTATCTGCCCCCGGGGCTCTCTTTCCTCCCAATTTCTCCCTTACGCCTAAGGTCcctggtaaattttttaaaaaataaaacactgagaaATATTGATTAGAAGTTAAACATTAGGTTATCAAATTATATTGACACAATGATCTCTAAGTTCTTTCCAATTCCAGAGTATGATTTATAGGTTAATGTACTTACATTCTTAATTCCAggcactgatctttttttttcctgtcatgcTACATGGCacataggatcttagctccctgatcagggatcaaacctggaccccttgcagtggaagcccaagttttaaccactggaccaccaggaaagtccaggtATTAATCTAACCTAGGAAAGAGACCAACTCTTAATCCCATGGTTTCTAACAAGGCTATTGTATTCTGAACATCATATTTTATAAACTGGATTacttacatacatattttaagtatttatgaACTGGAAATATGCATTCTACTACAAAGGGCATAAGAGGCATCATTTTTTTCTACCACATACCATAAAGGGAAATCTGTCAGAACAAACATGGTAGTTATGAGTCCATACAGTGGTAATACTTAAAATAAATGGGATCAAAGTATTTAAATTTTAGCATCCTTTAAGAAATGGAAGctgaaaagtatatttaaaaaatttcaatcaAGCACAAGTAATCCACCTTCCTGAATTGCAAACACTTCCTTAAATATACATTAGGGATCTGGTTCTGGTTTTGATGTAACCCTCAGAATTGTGAGGCCTCAGGGCCAGAGCTCCATGGGAAAGGGTTACTGCTAGCCTGAAAACAGCAGGCCCTTTTCCAAGTTACAAGCGCAGCAGactcacctgggagcttgttttAAGTGTGGACTCTTTGGTCCCTCCCCCCAGATTGGTTCAACAGGCTGTGCCAAGGAGTCTGTTTCTCCTCCCGCGCGCTGAGGGAGGGTTTCGTTTCTCGTTCTTGTCACAAGTCAGTCTCGGGGACCTGTGGCTCTGCTGCACAGACGCCCCTTCAGTGTGCCGGCCAGCACAGGCCGGGCAGCTGGACTTTCAATGAGTAATTCTGGTGATGGTGGACCACACCTTGAGCAATGCTGCCTTATGGGGTTCTAAGAGGCCAGTATGTAGGAATGAACACTTCAGTCCCTGGCAGATGAATAACCTCTTTGCACATCTAATACGTCCAAAGAGAATAGCCTTTATTTTACTAATTTCCTAGGGGGTTCGCCCTTAAAACTGGATTACAAGTTATACTAGTAAATAACACCAGCTATAATGTAATTGCTTAGCATCCTTAATGAACATGACTGTAGctcatatttactgagcacttccctggtgcttcagatggtaaagtgtctgcctacaatgagggaaacccgggttcaatccctgggttgggaagatctggagaaggaaatggcaacccactccagtattcttgcctggaaaaccccatggatggaggagcctggtgggctacagtccatggggtcgcagagttggacacgactgagcgacttcactgtattaaatgtaccaggcactgtgctcagcACTTCATTCTTTGTGTGACCCATAGAATGTGTCACAGTCTCTGATAATCTTCATTCTTTCACTGTGACACAGACAGGATGCCACGTGGCCTGGCCTGGCAGCAATGACCCTGGGCGACCCAGAAAAACTCAGCTGGTCACTGCTTAGTAGGCCCCATGACTTGCTCTAAGGAGCTCAAAGCAAGTTATTCTCCTGAAGTGATCGTACACACCAAGTTTTGAAgtgctgcaaatattttctcccagtcattTGTGTTTTAACTTGGTGGTTTCCATCATAAACAAACTTTACACATATTTTTGGTGGTAAAATCTGTTTATCTTTTCCCTTATTATAGCTTTCAAGTTTTCTGTTCAGAAAAGACCTTTCCACACTGGAATATAAAAATATCCTATATTTTCCTCAGTAATTCTGGAgttcaattttttgtttttttccctctggtgCTACTTTTTGTGGAAACTGTGAGGTAGAGAGCTCCTGTTTTAATAGGCAGTTATCGTGGTCTTCATTAAATAGTCCATCTTTGTCCCACTTAGAACACTCCCCTGTCCTGCACTGAGCCCCTCACGCCTGGGTCTGACGCGGCTCCCCCTCCGGCTCCGGCAGTCTGatcctgccccagggcccccgGGAATCTGGTGTCTTTCACCCAGCACCACTGCCCCACCCACCCGCTGCGCACTCAGAGTTTTTAGTAGTCTCACACGTTTACTCTTCCAAACGAgcgctgttgctgttcagtcgctaagtcatatccgactcttttcgaccccatggactgcagcatgccaggcttccctgtccttcaccatctcccagagcttgctcaaactcacgtccattgagtcagtgataccattcaaccatctcaacctctgtcatccccttctgccttcaatctttcctagcgttagggtcttttccaatgaatcagctctttgaaatcaggtggtcaaagtactggagattcagcatcagtccttccaaagaatattcagggtttgatttcctttaggattgactggtttgatctccctgctatccaaggaactctcaagaatttcctccaacatcacagttcaaaagcatcaattcttcagcgcttcgccttctttatggtccaactctcacaattcgtaaatgactgctggaaaaaccatagctttgactatacggacctctgtcagcaaagtaatgtcactgctttttaatatgctgactaggtttgtcatagcttttcttccaagaagcaagcatcttttaatttcatggctgtagtcaccatccacagtgattttgaagcccaagaaaatagtctatcactgtttccactgtttccccatctgtttcccatgaagcaatggggctggatgccatgatcttagttttttgaatgctgagttttaagccacctttttcactctcctctttcacctttatcaagaggctctttagttcttcttccctttctcccataagggtggtgtcatctgcatatctgaggttactgacctttctcccggaaatcttgattccagcttgtgctccatccagcccagcattttgcacgatgtattctgtatataataagcagggtgacaatatatacccatttttgaaccagtccattgttccatgtctggttctaactgttgtttcttgaacttcatacaggtttcttaggaggcaggtaaggtggtctggtattcccatctctttaagaattttccagtttgttgtgatccacgcagtcaaaggttttagcgtagtcaatgaagcagatgtttttctggaattttcttgcttttcctatgatccaacatgTTGAAAATTTTGGAACCTGTCAAATTCCAGAAAGTATCTAATCTCACTGGAATGCATCAACTTTACGGGATGATTTGCAGAAAACCAGAATCTTTACAGAAATGCAACATGCATTGTTTGAGTCGACATACAGAATGCTCTATTAAGGTCTTGAGTTGATCCTCTTGGATTGTATTGGATGGCTATTTTGGAACTTTTGCTCACTGCTCCTATCTGCCACACTGCAGGGGTTAGTAGTGCCAGAACACGGCTAAGTAACTGTATAGCCTTGGTGAACCTCTGACTTTACTGGGAATGTCTGTGGTGGCTGGATCTTTAGAATGCCACTGACTGTGGGTTTCAGATAGAGACACCCTTTATCTAGGTTAGGATGTTTCCTCCTAACCTTTAACTTACTAAGAGTTTAATAAGGGATGGATTTTAAATTTTACCAAATATTGTTTAATAAGGGATAGATTTTAAATTCTACCAAATGTTGTTTCAGCATCTGTAGAGACTATAATAAATTTTTCTCTAATAGTCGAAGCTGCAATGAAGGCTGATGAGCAGACACAGTGCCTCCTAATTTAGTTTATGTCTCCCTAGTTCCCCGCAAAGACTTCTGCAGAAGGATGTGCAAGGAGAAGCTTCAGGCCTGCAAGGATGATGTCGAAAGCCTTCTCAAGTTGAaagcttcactttctttccagggAAAGGAAATGTGACGGATCAAACGCCTCTGTGATAGGAAGTGGCTCCTGGGGAGAGTGGTGGACAGCGTGCAGGAACCAAAGAGGAGTCAAGCAGGGCGGCCTCTCCCTCACCCCACAAGTCAACACGCAGACCGAGTGCCCAGTCTGATATGGGGGTTTTGGTACCTGAAGTGTCCTATGGCCTGCAGCCATGACAATCACGAGTCCTTCCTGCCACACGGCAGCCACGGCTACCCCTCggtccccagcccctcctcctggtGTTGCTCCGCTCCTGCTTGTCACATCAGGACATGTGTCCTTAAACAACGACGGGACTCCCCTAGAGCCAGCTGTCGCCCACTGTGAGCTTGACGCCGGGCTCTGGCCCACTCAAGcctcccctgcttctcctccatcccatttgggggagagggtgggtgcCTGAGCCGGTGCCCCACGAAGTGGACACATACCCCCAAAGCAGAGGCCGGCATTGCCCTCTCTGAGCAAGGGCCTTCCCCGCTGCATCTCAGCGCGCTGCCCTACCTGTCCACCCAACACGGGGCCTGTGGGCTGCCCCTGCACAGAAGCAACGATAAAGGGGAAACGAGGGCAGAGCCCAGTCTGTCGTGGTTCTGAGAGGTAGATCGGGACAGGATACCGGGTGTGGCTTGCCCAACCCGATCTCACGTGAAGAGACCAGTCTCCATGGATGAATCTTCCCTTCAGGCCACAAGGAGACCTAGCCCAAGCGGAGGCGGAAGGTGGCGATCTCCATGGGCTCCACATAGACGTCAGTGCTATTGGAGGGCGAGGCCAGAGGGTACAGCAGGGTCAAGGAGGTTGGCTGCAGGAAAACCACGTCCAGGCCATGGAAGAGGCTGCCCAGGGCCACCTGTGTGGAGGGAGAAGGCGCAGGGCAGTGCTGGGTGCTGACCCGCCTCGTGCTGCTGCTCTTCCTCTGCGTGACCTGTGTGACCCTCACTTCAGCACAGGCCTCTCCACACAGAGCAAGCGcctacacacacactcagtctGCAGAACCTCAGGGTGGGAACTGCTGCACTGAGCTGTGCGGTCTCTGACGACAAggactatattttttctttttctttccacacCGTGCGAGgctttgcaggatcttagtttcccaaccaggggttgaatctggcCCGCAGGAGGGAAAGTGCtgagacctaaccactggactgccaggggagtcccagCAGGGACCACGTCTTGATTTACCTCTGATTCACTGGCACCAGCACACAGACGCATCGATCAGTGCTAGTCTTTGCTGGCTTAAACAATGACTAGAGTATgatggctttttgtttttaactcatggtgtttctgtttgtttaacgCAGGTTCATACACGTGGAACCAAAGTTCTCTACCCGGACACCTCACCTGGAACCAGCCCCTGCCAGGCCTCAGAGGCCTTGAAAACACGTCACCAGCTTCTCCCCCTTCTCTCCATGAAGTCCCAGAGTaaccctgcccacctccccactGGCTGCCTGCCTCACCGAGCTCTCTGCCCACTGTTCCTGGTGCTCTGTttccctgccctctgctccctTCCCACACCAGGGCCCTGCTCACCTTGCCTTG is a window encoding:
- the HDDC3 gene encoding guanosine-3',5'-bis(diphosphate) 3'-pyrophosphohydrolase MESH1 isoform X1, which gives rise to MGSEVAQLLEAADFAARKHQRQRRKDPEGTPYINHPIGVARILTHEAGITDIVVLQAALLHDTVEDTDTTLDEVELHFGDQVRRLVEEVTDDKTLPKLERKRLQVEQAPQSSPGAKLVKLADKLYNLRDLNRCTPEGWSEHRVQEYFEWAAQVVKGLQGTNRQLEEALRQLFKERGLTL
- the HDDC3 gene encoding guanosine-3',5'-bis(diphosphate) 3'-pyrophosphohydrolase MESH1 isoform X2 → MGSEVAQLLEAADFAARKHQRQRRKDPEGTPYINHPIGVARILTHEAGITDIVVLQAALLHDTVEDTDTTLDEVELHFGDQVRRLVEEVTDDKTLPKLERKRLQVEQAPQSSPGAKLVKLADKLYNLRDLNRCTPEGTLSPTCSEGKRRGSHLLKAQDGLNTESRNTSSGRHRW